The Peribacillus simplex genome contains a region encoding:
- a CDS encoding GNAT family N-acetyltransferase has protein sequence MENINSVELKHFSSEYLTGLNSFVLTDEQKQFSALPNKFGEATDGQHRIVILSDNTPVGFFLLNSNDRVKKYSTNLNALLLTALSINITEQGKGYAKQGMSLLHEFVKSEFPKCDEIVLVVDKDNIPAQKLYLKVGFEDTNERQIGRIGEEIIMRLSIK, from the coding sequence ATGGAAAATATTAATAGTGTTGAACTAAAGCATTTTTCAAGTGAGTATTTGACAGGATTGAACTCTTTTGTACTTACAGACGAACAAAAACAATTTTCTGCATTGCCAAACAAATTTGGGGAAGCTACTGATGGACAGCATCGTATAGTTATTTTAAGTGATAATACACCTGTTGGTTTCTTTCTACTAAATTCAAACGACCGAGTAAAGAAATACTCCACTAATCTGAACGCTTTGTTATTAACTGCACTATCAATTAATATTACAGAGCAAGGAAAAGGCTACGCTAAACAAGGGATGTCATTACTGCATGAGTTTGTTAAATCAGAATTCCCTAAATGTGATGAAATTGTATTAGTTGTAGATAAAGATAATATTCCAGCACAAAAACTATATTTAAAAGTAGGATTTGAAGATACAAATGAGAGACAAATAGGACGTATCGGCGAAGAAATTATCATGAGACTATCAATAAAATAA
- a CDS encoding GNAT family N-acetyltransferase, producing MVGPLKNTLYQPYPYSIDDALSWIEHHLDNFNANKSYEFAITDKESGELYGAIALSNSQKFNHGELAYWIGEKFWGNGYATEAAQAIFNFAFEEKQYHKVFARYFNSNPASGRVMRKLGLKKERILIDHVRKENRFEDLCILELFTQ from the coding sequence GTGGTAGGACCCCTTAAAAATACTTTGTACCAACCTTATCCATACTCTATAGATGATGCTTTATCATGGATTGAGCATCATCTTGATAATTTTAATGCTAATAAATCATATGAATTTGCTATAACAGATAAGGAAAGTGGAGAATTATATGGAGCTATAGCGCTATCTAACAGCCAAAAGTTTAATCATGGTGAATTAGCCTATTGGATTGGTGAAAAATTTTGGGGAAATGGATATGCTACAGAGGCAGCTCAAGCTATATTTAATTTTGCATTTGAAGAAAAGCAATACCATAAAGTATTTGCTCGTTACTTTAATTCAAATCCAGCTTCAGGAAGAGTGATGCGAAAATTAGGATTGAAAAAAGAACGGATATTAATTGACCATGTGAGGAAAGAAAATCGATTTGAAGATCTGTGTATTTTGGAATTATTTACTCAGTAG